A single Acetivibrio cellulolyticus CD2 DNA region contains:
- a CDS encoding diguanylate cyclase, which yields MENDLVSKEEFVIKVEELISNGDGPFSIAVADIDNFENINKIYGYPIGDEVVKKLISVFKQNLSGTDLMTRHGDELNLLLVKKGAERSFMEMEEIRRYLSDNTFNLSDKSKTENVYITVSCGIASYPRDAKNAVELFRVADSAMFRAKKLGKNKVCLSEAESMVLKSSYFTKTQVDRLSELSKETEKTEAFLLREALDDLFKKYSK from the coding sequence ATGGAAAATGATTTGGTCAGCAAAGAAGAGTTTGTTATAAAAGTTGAGGAATTAATATCCAATGGAGATGGTCCTTTTAGTATTGCTGTAGCTGATATTGATAACTTTGAAAATATTAATAAAATATATGGTTATCCCATAGGTGATGAAGTAGTTAAAAAACTAATTTCAGTATTTAAGCAAAACCTATCGGGAACCGACTTGATGACGCGGCATGGTGATGAGCTAAATCTGCTTCTTGTTAAAAAAGGTGCTGAAAGAAGTTTTATGGAGATGGAAGAAATCCGCCGTTATCTTTCGGACAATACTTTCAATTTGAGTGATAAAAGTAAAACAGAAAACGTATATATAACTGTAAGCTGTGGAATAGCTAGTTACCCGAGAGATGCAAAAAATGCTGTTGAACTCTTTAGAGTAGCTGACAGTGCAATGTTTAGAGCAAAAAAGTTGGGCAAAAACAAAGTGTGTTTATCTGAAGCTGAAAGCATGGTGTTAAAATCCAGTTATTTTACAAAGACCCAAGTTGACAGACTTTCTGAGTTGTCAAAAGAAACAGAAAAGACAGAAGCATTTTTATTAAGAGAGGCTTTGGATGATTTGTTTAAGAAGTATAGCAAATAG